The Salvia miltiorrhiza cultivar Shanhuang (shh) chromosome 1, IMPLAD_Smil_shh, whole genome shotgun sequence genome has a window encoding:
- the LOC131000422 gene encoding putative kinase-like protein TMKL1 translates to MAAPNLLPLLSLLSLCIPLLLSPTHSASDVELLLQKIKPSLEGTAENLLLLTWNTTVPLCQWRGLKWAFTNGSALLCTDLSSPQWTSISLHKDPLLQLISLQLPSANLSGTLPREIGQLTNLRSLYLSTNALSGPIPLELGYSTSLSDLDLSHNLLKGSLPASIWNLCDRLVSLRLHGNALSGSLPDPALPDATCKNLQFLDFGQNVLSGTFPEFILEFHALKQLDLGDNTFSGPIPEGLTGLNLEKLNLSHNNFTGVLPKFGESKFGVEVFEANNPGLCGPPLRACGGGGSGLSSGAIAGLVIGLMTGAVVLVSLLIGYYQGKRKKNVEEEEEEEFEEEYDEEAGVVGGGGGDGKLVLFQGGEHLSSEDVLNATGQVMEKTSYGTVYKAKLADGGTIALRLLREGSCKDRNSCLPVIKQLGRIRHENLIPLRAFYQGKRGEKLLIYDYLPNKTLHDLLHESRVGKPVLSWARRHKIALGIARGLAYLHGLETPITHGNVRSKTVLVDDFFVARLNEFGLDKIMVQAVADEIVALAKSDGYKAPELQKMKKVSSRTDVYAFGIVLLEILLGKRPGKSGRNSEFLDLPSLVKVAVLEETTMEVFDVELLKGIRNPMEEGLVQALKLAMGCCAPVASVRPTMDEVVRQLEENRPRNRSALYSPAETRSGSVTPF, encoded by the exons ATGGCGGCTCCGAACCTCCTCCCTCTCCtctccctcctctctctctgcattcctctccttctctctccaaCCCACTCCGCCTCAGAcgtggagctgctgctgcagaAGATCAAGCCTTCACTTGAAGGAACCGCAGAGAACTTGCTGCTGCTGACATGGAACACCACCGTTCCACTCTGTCAATGGAGAGGCTTGAAATGGGCATTCACCAATGGCTCTGCTCTCCTCTGCACCGACCTCTCCTCGCCTCAGTGGACCTCCATTTCTCTCCACAAAGACCCCCTTTTGCAGCTCATCTCACTGCAGCTCCCATCCGCAAATCTCTCCGGCACTCTTCCAAGAGAGATTGGGCAGCTCACTAACCTCCGCAGCCTATATTTGAGCACCAATGCTTTGTCCGGACCGATTCCTCTGGAGCTCGGATACAGCACTTCTTTGTCCGATTTGGATTTGAGTCACAATTTGCTCAAGGGTTCTTTGCCAGCTTCGATTTGGAACCTCTGCGACCGCCTCGTCTCTCTCCGCCTCCACGGTAACGCTCTCTCCGGTTCCCTACCTGATCCTGCATTGCCTGATGCTACCTGCAAGAATTTGCAGTTTCTTGATTTTGGACAGAATGTCTTGTCTGGGACTTTTCCCGAGTTTATACTTGAGTTTCATGCGCTAAAGCAGCTTGATCTTGGTGATAATACGTTTTCTGGTCCCATTCCAGAGGGCCTCACTGGATTAAACTTGGAAAAATTGAATCTTTCTCATAATAACTTTACTGGGGTTTTGCCGAAATTTGGTGAATCCAAGTTTGGTGTGGAGGTCTTTGAGGCGAACAATCCGGGCCTTTGTGGGCCGCCCCTCCGGGCCTGCGGTGGGGGCGGCTCTGGATTGAGTTCTGGTGCCATAGCTGGACTTGTGATTGGTTTGATGACTGGAGCTGTGGTGTTGGTCTCGTTGTTGATTGGGTATTACCAagggaagaggaagaagaatgtggaggaagaggaggaggaggagttTGAGGAGGAATATGACGAGGAGGCCGGCGttgttggtggtggtggtggtgatgggaAACTGGTTTTGTTTCAAGGCGGCGAGCATTTGAGCTCAGAGGATGTTTTGAATGCAACGGGGCAGGTTATGGAGAAGACTAGTTATGGGACAGTGTATAAGGCGAAGCTAGCTGATGGAGGTACCATTGCTTTGAGGTTGTTGAGAGAGGGTTCTTGCAAAGATAGGAACTCATGTTTGCCTGTCATCAAGCAGTTGGGCCGCATTCGACATGAGAATTTGATCCCATTGAGAGCTTTCTATCAAGGGAAGAGAGGAGAGAAGCTTCTCATCTATGACTATCTACCTAACAAGACCCTACATGATCTCTTACATG AATCAAGAGTGGGGAAGCCGGTGCTGAGTTGGGCAAGGAGACACAAGATTGCTTTAGGCATTGCAAGAGGACTAGCCTATCTCCATGGTCTCGAAACACCAATAACACATGGGAATGTGAGATCAAAGACTGTTCTTGTAGACGACTTCTTTGTGGCAAGGCTGAACGAGTTTGGACTGGACAAGATAATGGTCCAAGCTGTGGCAGATGAGATAGTAGCTCTTGCTAAATCCGATGGCTACAAAGCACCGGAGCTTCAGAAGATGAAGAAAGTCAGTTCGAGGACTGATGTTTATGCATTTGGGATAGTATTGCTGGAGATCCTGTTAGGGAAAAGACCTGGGAAATCTGGAAGAAACAGTGAGTTTCTTGACCTGCCTTCGTTGGTGAAGGTGGCCGTTCTGGAGGAGACGACGATGGAGGTCTTTGACGTGGAGCTCTTGAAAGGTATAAGGAATCCCATGGAAGAAGGGCTAGTTCAGGCACTGAAGCTGGCAATGGGCTGCTGCGCCCCGGTGGCATCGGTTAGGCCTACGATGGACGAGGTTGTGAGGCAGTTGGAGGAGAATAGGCCGAGAAATAGGTCTGCTTTGTATAGCCCAGCTGAAACTAGGAGTGGAAGTGTTACTCCCTTTTGA
- the LOC131000430 gene encoding probable pectate lyase 8: protein MAVSLKIIELLAFLTLLLLANVIAHTDSIEEIQKLKSIRNSTMAERLEEFKHDDAVDDPEAVADMVYMATRNSTERRKLGFFSCGTGNPMDDCWRCDRNWMRNRRRLADCAIGFGRNAVGGRDGRYYVVSNPADDDPVNPRPGTLRHAVIQDRPLWIVFKRDMVITLKQELIMNSFKTIDGRGANVHIANGGCITIQFVTNIIIHGLHIHDCKRTGNAMVRSSPSHYGWRTMADGDGISIFGSSHIWIDHNSLSSCTDGLIDAIMGSTAITISNNYFTHHNEVMLLGHSDSYARDRVMQVTIAYNHFGIGLIQRMPRCRHGYFHVVNNDYTSWQMYAIGGSADPTINSQGNRYLAPTNPFAKEVTKRVTNLGDRRWRHWNWRSEGDLMLNGAYFRPSGRGAAASYARASSLAAKSSSLVATLTSTAGALRCRRGMAC from the exons ATGGCGGTTTCTCTGAAAATCATCGAGCTTTTAGCATTTCTCACTCTACTGTTGCTTGCCAATGTAATTGCTCACACAGATAG TATTGAAGAAATTCAGAAGCTGAAGAGCATCAGAAACTCAACTATGGCGGAAAG GTTGGAGGAATTTAAGCACGATGACGCTGTAGACGATCCAGAAGCTGTCGCAGACATGGTTTATAT GGCTACCCGAAACAGCACCGAGCGAAGGAAGCTAGGATTCTTCTCATGCGGCACGGGTAACCCGATGGACGACTGCTGGCGGTGCGACCGCAACTGGATGCGCAACCGCCGCCGCCTGGCCGACTGCGCCATCGGGTTCGGGCGCAACGCAGTGGGCGGGCGCGACGGGCGCTACTACGTGGTGTCGAACCCGGCCGACGACGACCCGGTGAACCCCCGGCCGGGCACCCTCCGGCACGCCGTGATCCAGGACCGGCCCCTGTGGATCGTGTTCAAGCGCGACATGGTGATCACGCTCAAGCAAGAGCTCATCATGAACAGCTTCAAGACCATCGACGGCCGCGGCGCCAACGTCCACATCGCCAACGGCGGCTGCATCACCATTCAGTTCGTCACCAACATCATCATCCACGGCCTCCACATCCACGACTGCAAGCGCACCGGCAACGCCATGGTCCGCAGCTCGCCCTCCCATTACGGCTGGCGGACCATGGCCGACGGCGATGGCATCTCCATTTTTGGGTCCAGCCATATTTGGATCGATCATAACTCCTTGTCTAGCTGCACTGATGGCCTCATTGATGCCATCATGGGATCCACTGCCATCACCATTTCCAACAACTATTTCACTCACCATAATGAG GTGATGTTGTTAGGCCATAGCGATTCGTATGCTCGAGACAGAGTGATGCAGGTCACCATCGCCTACAACCATTTCGGAATCGGCCTCATCCAGAGGATGCCCAG GTGCAGACATGGGTATTTCCATGTTGTAAACAATGACTACACATCTTGGCAGATGTATGCCATAGGTGGGAGTGCTGATCCCACCATCAACAGCCAGGGCAACAGATATTTAGCCCCAACCAACCCTTTTGCCAAAGAG GTCACCAAGAGGGTAACCAACTTAGGCGACCGCAGATGGAGGCACTGGAACTGGAGATCCGAGGGCGATCTCATGCTCAACGGAGCCTATTTCAGGCCCTCTGGCCGTGGCGCTGCAGCCAGCTACGCCAGGGCTTCCAGCCTCGCGGCTAAGTCTTCGTCCCTGGTCGCCACGCTCACCTCCACAGCCGGTGCACTTCGCTGTCGGAGGGGCATGGCATGCTGA
- the LOC131000439 gene encoding protein SINE1 — protein MGRSLSPILRRELENLDKDADSRKSAMKALKLYVKDLDSKAIPIFLAQVSETKQTGMSSGEHTISLYEVLARVHGPKIVPQIDNIMNTIVKTLSLSAGAFALHQACSKVVPAIARYAIDPTTAEERKRHVIHSLCKPLSDCLLGSLENLSSGAALCLQSLVESDNWRFASNEMVNEVCQKVAGALEKHSQTNSHMALVTALAKHNSLIVEAYGRLLIQSGLRILDAGSVEENSQKRLSAIHMVSSLLRYLDPKSISSELELIIKEMEKCQYDRMPFVSGAAFEVLQNVKKICNDRCSKLERDLGSATGSNFGRRENMRMRNVCSSELLTASPESQTVDSFVGYDYLIESPYSINHGHQSLHHSPKGVNRRLWRRCENGFLDVSLKDGMFSDIAQGDNRSFEHDEISCNHREYFENFAGFVQESAKNETMGSNTPSPKRSNSHIRVDDVKIFSTPRKLIRSLQDVDDFDTGSSEEQPRRFRSPMTPVSMHGQLGTPKGMNCDYENKEILASRAESVSSTEDVPNLAEMIPIDEPQPKKHHNSTRNVVCGLFVGLFAVFVFLMMIGDQDNHHVMVPT, from the exons ATGGGAAGAAGTCTAAGCCCAATACTGCGTAGGGAGTTGGAGAATCTTGACAAGGATGCTGATAGTAGAAAATCGGctatgaaagcattaaaattGTATGTGAAAGACTTGGATTCCAAGGCAATCCCCATCTTTCTTGCTCAAGTTTCTGAAACCAAACAAACTGGCATGTCATCTGGCGAGCACACAATTTCGCTATATGAGGTCCTTGCTCGAGTCCATGGACCCAAAATTGTTCCCCAGATTGATAACATCATGAACACCATTGTCAAAACCTTGTCATTGAGTGCAGGAGCTTTTGCCCTTCACCAGGCTTGCTCAAAGGTGGTTCCAGCTATAGCAAGGTATGCAATCGACCCAACAACAGCAGAGGAAAGAAAGAGACATGTTATTCATTCTCTTTGTAAACCTCTTTCAGATTGTCTTTTGGGTAGCCTAGAGAATTTGTCTTCTGGAGCTGCTCTTTGTCTTCAATCACTTGTTGAATCTGATAATTGGCGGTTTGCCTCGAATGAAATGGTAAATGAGGTCTGTCAGAAAGTTGCTGGAGCATTAGAGAAGCATTCACAGACCAATTCACATATGGCCTTAGTTACGGCTTTGGCTAAACACAATAGCCTTATTGTTGAAGCCTACGGCAGGCTGTTGATACAGTCTGGACTACGAATTCTTGATGCTGGTTCTGTGGAAGAAAATTCTCAGAAACGACTGTCAGCCATACATATGGTGAGTTCTCTATTAAGATATTTGGATCCAAAAAGTATATCATCTGAGTTGGAGTTGATAATCAAGGAAATGGAGAAGTGCCAGTATGATAGAATGCCATTTGTTAGTGGTGCTGCTTTTGAAGTACTACAAAATGTAAAGAAAATATGCAATGACAGATGCTCAAAATTGGAGAGGGACTTAGGTTCAGCTACTGGGTCAAACTTTGGCAGAAGAGAGAACATGAGAATGAGGAATGTTTGTAGCTCTGAACTCTTAACTGCATCACCTGAATCACAGACCGTTGATTCATTTGTTGGCtatgattatttaattgaaTCACCATATTCAATAAATCATGGCCATCAAAGTCTGCATCATAGTCCTAAGGGTGTGAATCGTAGACTTTGGAGAAGGTGTGAGAATGGGTTCCTGGATGTATCACTTAAAGATGGCATGTTTTCAGATATAGCTCAAGGAGACAATAGAAGCTTTGAGCATGATGAGATTTCTTGCAACCATAGAGagtattttgaaaattttgcagGTTTTGTTCAAGAAAGCGCAAAAAATGAAACTATGGGAAGCAATACCCCCAGTCCCAAA CGGTCCAACTCTCACATTAGGGTTGATGATGTGAAGATTTTCAGTACCCCGCGAAAGCTCATTCGCTCACTTCAGGATGTAGATGATTTTGATACAGGCTCATCTGAGGAACAACCCAGAAGATTCAGAAGCCCAATGACACCAGTCTCAATGCATGGACAACTTGGTACTCCTAAGGGCATGAACTGTGACTATGAGAACAAAGAAATATTAGCATCTCGAGCAGAATCAGTTTCCTCCACGGAAGATGTGCCTAATCTTGCTGAAATGATTCCAATAGATGAACCTCAACCAAAGAAGCATCACAACTCCACCAGAAATGTTGTTTGTGGTCTTTTTGTTGGTTTGTTTGCAGTATTTGTATTCTTGATGATGATAGGTGATCAGGATAATCACCATGTTATGGTGCCAACCTAG
- the LOC131000448 gene encoding photosynthetic NDH subunit of subcomplex B 2, chloroplastic, protein MASLLSFSPLKSAKACAAPSTATATATESLDQKFGRKGIKFSDSATVELSVRNGSSVKLDIPNGHITSYKPKVYWKDDGYEEVLHTLPPSPSSSSSRGGIALVVDNLSSQPNPNTSATSHWTVKDVDSDSIDALQVELGCIRGSLDITYVVSLYPLSMATAVIVKNNGRKPVDLATAILSHLKVKKRGGSGVQGLKGCSYCTHPPLSSPFQILSPSEATKSEDPGGFFSFGWEPENKVGVWSVQDAPITVLRHKLSRVYAAPPPQRSDPFHATAPSKYETIDQGRELFFRVIRMGFEDIYLSSPGSYSDKYGRDYFICTGPASMLVPVTVNPGEEWRGAQVIEHDNL, encoded by the exons ATGGCTTCGCTTCTATCCTTCTCCCCCCTTAAATCTGCTAAAGCTTGTGCTGCGCCTTCAACTGCAACTGCAACTGCGACAGAGAGTCTTGACCAGAAATTCGGACGCAAAGGCATAAAGTTTTCAGATTCGGCGACGGTTGAGCTGAGCGTCAGAAATGGAAGCTCCGTGAAGCTCGACATTCCAAATGGCCACATTACTTCCTACAAGCCCAAGGTCTACTGGAAGGACGATGGCTACGAGGAGGTCCTTCACACTCTTCCGCCTTCcccttcttcctcctcctcccgTGGCGGAATCGCTTTGGTGGTCGACAATCTCTCCTCCCAGCCAAATCCAAACACTAGTGCTACTTCACACTGGACTGTAAAGGATGTTGATTCTGACTCCATTGACGCTCTACAG GTTGAGTTGGGATGCATCCGCGGGAGTTTGGATATTACGTACGTGGTATCACTCTACCCCCTGAGCATGGCGACTGCCGTCATAGTCAAGAACAACGGGCGCAAGCCTGTGGATTTAGCCACTGCCATTCTGAGCCATTTGAAGGTCAAGAAGAGAGGGGGCAGTGGGGTGCAAGGATTGAAAGGCTGCTCTTACTGCACCCACCCTCCTCTCTCCTCCCCTTTCCAAATCTTATCCCCCTCCGAAGCCACCAAGTCCGAGGATCCCGGTGGCTTCTTCTCCTTCGGGTGGGAGCCCGAGAACAAGGTCGGAGTGTGGAGCGTGCAGGATGCGCCCATTACCGTCTTGAGGCATAAGCTCAGTAGAGTCTACGCTGCTCCGCCCCCACAACGCTCCGACCCTTTCCACGCCACCGCCCCCTCCAAGTACGAGACCATCGACCAGGGGCGCGAGCTCTTCTTCCGGGTCATACGAATGGGATTCGAGGACATATATCTGTCCAGCCCGGGCTCCTATTCCGACAAGTACGGCCGTGACTATTTCATATGTACAGGCCCGGCTTCAATGCTGGTTCCTGTCACGGTCAACCCTGGTGAAGAATGGAGAGGGGCGCAGGTCATAGAGCACGATAATTTGTGA
- the LOC131000454 gene encoding protein NDH-DEPENDENT CYCLIC ELECTRON FLOW 5: MATIFNSGLPFPRNPSMERCGVSFTGIGDGCVVSMELDNGTAAKLMLPTGLVTSFKPQMWHGATMELLHTSVSQTQDAVVPLIRGGFSLGLACQNDDGFSWSPHAWELHQVTGTPQESIQVELRSTSEQGDVGIKHVITLEKDSFNSQILVSNSTTSSIRLAGSAVCHLAVSTPDATYALGLQGSDYFVSPPFHGNFSIIPPRTTDQYPNKLWPFNKLFPKREDDDINGQVESGEEEDDYKHLTETLSRIYTSAPRSLTIMDRGRRNSVTVRRQGFKELYIMSPGSEHEWYSKYSYICIGHAAQLEPVIIDAQSEWSGGVQLFNPNY; encoded by the exons ATGGCCACCATCTTTAACAGCGGTCTCCCCTTCCCGAGGAATCCTTCTATGGAGAGATGTGGAGTGAGCTTTACAGGTATTGGCGATGGTTGTGTCGTGAGCATGGAACTTGACAACGGCACTGCCGCCAAGCTCATGCTCCCAACTGGTTTGGTCACTTCATTCAAGCCTCAGATGTGGCACGGCGCCACAATGGAGCTGCTGCACACCTCCGTCTCTCAGACCCAAGATGCCGTTGTGCCTCTCATTCGAGGAGGCTTCTCGTTAGGCCTCGCCTGTCAGAATGATGATGGGTTTTCATGGTCTCCACATGCCTGGGAACTTCATCAAGTTACTGGAACTCCCCAAGAATCAATTCAG GTGGAGTTGAGGAGCACAAGTGAGCAAGGCGATGTTGGAATAAAGCATGTCATAACTCTTGAAAAGGATAGCTTCAACTCACAGATTCTGGTCTCCAACTCAACCACTTCATCTATCCGGCTAGCCGGATCAGCCGTATGCCATCTGGCAGTGAGCACACCCGATGCAACTTACGCACTAGGACTACAAGGCTCCGATTACTTTGTCAGCCCACCATTTCATGGAAATTTCAGCATTATCCCTCCCAGGACTACTGACCAGTATCCTAATAAGTTGTGGCCATTCAACAAACTATTTCCCAAACGGGAGGATGATGACATCAACGGGCAAGTGGAGTCgggtgaagaagaagatgacTACAAGCACTTGACCGAAACATTAAGCAGGATTTATACAAGCGCCCCTCGGAGTTTGACCATCATGGACCGT GGAAGGAGAAATTCAGTGACGGTGAGAAGACAAGGGTTTAAAGAACTGTACATAATGAGCCCTGGATCAGAACATGAGTGGTATAGCAAGTACTCATACATCTGCATCGGCCATGCCGCGCAGCTTGAACCAGTAATCATAGATGCTCAAAGCGAATGGAGTGGAGGGGTGCAATTGTTCAATCCTAATTACTAA
- the LOC131000475 gene encoding casein kinase 1-like protein HD16, with the protein MPELRSGARRSKRLGDLQPAPQPANQEENFLAPAQNRTRRRGRGRGNAAGVAKGPSAATPARPTAAGRGRGIRLIDLDPEPPCEILPQAGVGAGDPACNKIEGVADKEIAMEGGSADKVMGVEEEPSSTPVPERVQVGNSPMYKTERKLGKGGFGQVYVGRRVSGGTSERMGPDAIEVALKFEHRNSKGCNYGPPYEWQVYNSLNGCYGIPWVHYKGRQGDFYILVMDMLGPSLWDVWNSLGQTMSPSMAACIAVEAISILEKLHMKGFVHGDVKPENFLLGQPGTPEEKKLYLIDLGLASRWKDASSGQHVEYDQRPDIFRGTIRYASVHAHLGRTGSRRDDLESLAYTLIFLIKGRLPWQGYQGDNKSFLVCKKKMATSPELMCCFCPAPFKQFLEAVTNMKFDEEPNYSKLISLFDSLIEPCTSLRPIRIDGALKVGQKRGRLLINLEEDEQPKKKVRLGSPATQWISVYNARRPMKQRYHYNVADSRLRQHVEKGNEDGLYISCVASAANLWALIMDAGTGFTSQVYELSAVFLHKDWIMEQWEKNYYISSIAGAANGSSLVVMSKGTPYTQQSYKVSESFPFKWINKKWKEGFHVTSMTTAGSRWGVVMSRNSGYSEQVVELDFLYPSEGIHRRWESGYRITSMAATTDQAAFILSIPRRKMMDETQETLRTSAFPSTHVKEKWSKNLYIASICYGRTVC; encoded by the exons ATGCCAGAATTGCGTAGCGGAGCACGGAGATCAAAACGGCTTGGTGATCTCCAGCCTGCCCCTCAACCTGCTAATCAAGAAGAAAATTTCCTCGCACCTGCTCAGAATAGAACCAGAAGGAGGGGAAGAGGGAGAGGCAATGCAGCTGGTGTAGCTAAAGGGCCTTCTGCAGCAACACCCGCAAGACCAACTGCTGCTGGTAGAGGCAGGGGGATTAGGTTGATAGATTTAGACCCAGAGCCACCTTGTGAGATTCTTCCTCAAGCTGGTGTCGGTGCAGGGGATCCGGCTTGTAATAAAATAGAGGGTGTAGCAGATAAGGAAATTGCCATGGAAGGTGGAAGTGCTGATAAAGTAATGGGAGTTGAAGAAGAACCAAGTTCAACTCCAGTGCCTGAGAGG GTTCAAGTTGGCAACTCACCAATGTATAAGACAGAAAGAAAATTAGGTAAGGGTGGATTCGGCCAAGTTTATGTTGGTCGAAGGGTAAGTGGTGGCACGTCAGAAAGAATGGGACCTGATGCTATCGAG GTAGCATTAAAGTTTGAACACCGAAATAGCAAGGGTTGCAATTACGGCCCTCCTTATGAATGGCAGGTCTACAA CTCCCTGAATGGATGCTATGGGATTCCATGGGTTCACTACAAGGGTCGCCAAGGAGATTTCTACATTCTG GTCATGGACATGCTTGGGCCTAGTCTTTGGGATGTTTGGAATTCTTTGGGCCAGAC GATGTCGCCAAGTATGGCGGCTTGCATAGCAGTTGAGGCTATCTCAATTCTTGAAAAGCTCCACATGAAGGG ATTTGTGCATGGAGATGTGAAGCCCGAGAACTTTTTACTCGGTCAGCCTGGAACACCGGAGGAGAAAAAGTTGTATCTTATTGATCTTGGTTTGG CTTCCAGGTGGAAAGATGCATCATCTGGTCAGCATGTTGAGTATGATCAGAGGCCGGATATATTTAG GGGCACCATAAGGTATGCAAGTGTGCATGCACACTTGGGCCGTACAGGAAGTAGGAGGGATGATCTTGAGTCACTGGCATACACCCTGATATTTCTTATAAAAGGAAGGTTGCCATGGCAAGGCTATCAG GGTGATAACAAGAGTTTTCTAGTGTGTAAAAAGAAAATGGCGACCTCTCCGGAACTGATGTGTTGCTTCTGCCCTGCTCCATTTAAACAGTTCCTTGAGGCTGTTACTAATATGAAGTTTGATGAGGAGCCAAATTATTCCAAGCTGATTTCCTTATTTGATAGTCTGATTGAACCATGCACATCATTGAGACCAATAAGGATAGATGGAGCTCTTAAG GTTGGGCAAAAGCGTGGTAGATTACTCATTAACTTGGAGGAGGATGAGCAACCAAAGAAGAAAGTACGACTGGGTAGTCCTGCCACTCAGTGGATCTCAGTGTATAATGCACGACGCCCAATGAAACAGAG ATATCACTACAATGTTGCGGATTCAAGACTCCGTCAACATGTAGAAAAGGGTAATGAAGATGGCTTGTATATTAGCTGTGTGGCTTCAGCAGCAAATCTGTGGGCCTTGATCATGGATGCTGGAACAGGTTTTACTTCACAGGTGTATGAGCTTTCAGCTGTTTTTCTTCATAAG GATTGGATCATGGAACAATGGGAGAAAAACTATTACATCAGTTCTATAGCCGGTGCAGCTAATGGAAGTTCACTGGTGGTTATGTCTAAAG GAACACCTTATACCCAGCAATCATATAAAGTTAGTGAATCCTTTCCTTTCAAGTGGATTAATAAGAAGTGGAAAGAAGGATTCCATGTCACGTCTATGACAACTGCTGGCAGCCGCTGGGGTGTTGTGATGTCCAGAAATTCTGGGTATTCTGAACAG GTGGTTGAGCTTGATTTTCTTTATCCGAGTGAAGGAATACACCGGCGATGGGAAAGTGGGTATAGAATAACATCCATGGCTGCTACTACCGATCAAGCAGCATTCATACTTAGCATACCTAGACGTAAAATGATGGATGAGACTCAGGAAACTCTCCGTACATCTGCATTCCCAAGCACCCATGTAAAG GAGAAGTGGTCCAAGAATCTCTACATAGCATCGATATGTTACGGTCGTACAGTTTGCTGA
- the LOC131000485 gene encoding probable protein kinase At2g41970 (The sequence of the model RefSeq protein was modified relative to this genomic sequence to represent the inferred CDS: added 97 bases not found in genome assembly), with amino-acid sequence MLCCGGAEEEPNPPPNQYTAPPKAGIPYAGAGGGNDRGEPRSGARNGPPQKALPIEIPALSLGELNRLTADFGTKALIGEGSYGRVYYAKLSDGREAAIKKLDTTSAEPDSDFSAQLSMVSRLKNEYFVGLLGYCLEANTRILAYEYATMGSLHDVLHGRKGVQGAEPGPVLTWNQRVKVAFGAAKGLEFLHEKCQPSIVHRDVRSSNVLLFDDFVSKIADFSLTNQSSDTAARLHSTRVLGTFGYHAPEYAMTGQITQKSDVYSFGVVLLELLTGRKPVDHTMPKGQQSLVTWATPRLSEDKVKQCVDPKLKDDFPPKAIAKVYKHTTLSVCVCVCVCVTLACMMMNARNCLSIFRWLL; translated from the exons ATGTTGTGTTGCGGAGGAGCAGAGGAGGAGCCTAATCCTCCGCCCAACCAATACACTGCTCCGCCTAAGGCCGGCATTCCCTACGCTGGCGCCGGTGGAG GCAATGACAGAGGAGAGCCGAGGTCTGGTGCAAGAAATGGGCCACCGCAGAAAGCCTTGCCTATTGAGATACCAGCATTGTCATTGGGTGAGCTTAATAGACTCACTGCTGATTTTGGGACTAAGGCCTTGATCGGAGAGGGCTCCTACGGCCGCGTCTACTACGCCAAGCTCAGTGACGGCCGTGAAGCCGCCATCAAGAAGCTCGACACCACATCAGCCGAGCCTGACTCCGACTTCTCAGCCCAG TTATCTATGGTGTCAAGGCTCAAGAATGAGTATTTTGTGGGGCTGCTTGGATACTGCCTTGAAGCAAATACCAGAATTCTGGCCTATGAGTATGCTACAATGGGATCTTTGCATGATGTGTTACATG GTAGGAAAGGGGTGCAAGGAGCTGAGCCCGGGCCTGTTCTAACATGGAATCAGAGAGTGAAGGTTGCATTTGGGGCTGCAAAAGGGCTTGAATTCCTGCATGAAAAGTGTCAGCCTTCGATTGTTCATCGCGATGTTAGATCGAGCAATGTTCTTCTGTTTGATGATTTTGTTTCAAAGATTGCTGATTTCAGCCTCACGAACCAGTCCTCAGACACGGCGGCCAGGCTGCACTCGACAAGAGTCCTCGGAACATTCGGCTACCACGCTCCAGA GTACGCGATGACAGGGCAGATAACTCAGAAGAGCGATGTTTACAGCTTCGGGGTCGTGCTTCTAGAACTCCTCACTGGAAGGAAGCCAGTAGACCACACCATGCCTAAAGGCCAGCAGAGTCTTGTCACTTGG GCAACTCCAAGATTGAGTGAAGATAAGGTGAAGCAATGTGTTGATCCCAAGCTAAAAGATGATTTTCCACCAAAGGCTATTGCAAAGGTCTACAAACACACTAC